The stretch of DNA CAAAGAGATATTGACGGGATATCCAACGAAATAGAGGAAGCGCAATCTTACATAGATATTCTCGACTCACCCAGACGGGGACTAATCGATTCACTGGAGGATCTTGCGGAGGCGCTGCTGTTTGAGGAGACTGGCGAATATGCCGAAGCTATCAAGAAGTATCAGACAACATCGCATCCGAAATTGGACGTTGAAAAACGGACGCACCTCGTTGAGGTTAAAAGAGCCATCAACAACGGCCAGTATGCAACTGCAAAAGACACTGCAGAAAGTGAGTTTGGGGAGACACCGATCTACACGGCTGTCGTGGTTGCTACTGGTGAATCACTCAGCTCACGACCAGCAATTAAACCACCTGTTTTGAGTGGTGTAAGCGCAATCGATGAGGAGTCGAAGTGGTTGCTCACATATCTTGTGTATCTGCTTAGTGCCGCTGATACTGATATTGGATCTACAACTATCGAGCAAATTCTTTATGAGCTGTGAATTCTGCTGGAGTCCTTCGAAAAAGTACTTGTGCTTGTTTCGGCAGCTTTGGCCGTCAAGTCTCTTAGGTTTTCAAGTGTGAGATACGCGCGTTGTATCTTGCAGGTGGGGCTTGACAAGAGTCGGATAGACAGACCGTGCGAAGTTTTCTATGACAGGCTCCAATCAGGGAATTGAGCAGGCTCTTGGACGTCGTGGAGATCGTACACCCGAGCAAGGGTCTGGAGCGTATAGGCGATAGCGACGAGATCGCTTCCAAAGGGGTCGCGGTCAGTATGGAGGAGATCGTCGAGCGCCGAGTAGCGAGCCTCGAGCAGTTGGTCGGAATTCACTGTTTCGAGCGAGGTTCCCATCTCGTCGAGTTCATCGAGGACGTCGTCGACGAGAGATTCGACGAGCGGTAGCGGTTCGGGGACCGGTGTTGGAATGAAGGTATGAGTCATCCGGAGACGGCCTCCCCATCATTGATGCCACCGTCACCTTTGGCCTCGGCTTTCTCACGGAGGCGAGCTTTCTCGGCACAGTGGTCGGCATACACCCGACAAAAGCGTTTTCGCTGGCCTTCAAGAGTCGTCTGGGCGCTCCGGGCTCTGCGAGCTCGGTCGAACGCGAACGGATCGCGATACTGTACGTGCGTCGGGATACTCACCATGGCAATGTCGCCTCCGGCCGAGACACCGAGTTCCCGGAGATACCGTCGGAGTAGGGCCTCCGTGGAGTCGAGTTTCGACCGGAGTGCTCGAAGCGTCCGCTCATGGCCGGACGGAAAGCAGTCACGTGCCTCGTAGTCGATGGCATCGGGGTCGATGTCATCCCATCGAGGTGCGTCGTCGGGGGTGCGATGGGCAGTCATGCACCCGCTCGCGTTTCATCCGGGGTGTTCGCGCTCGGTGTATCCGGGGTAATGGGTGCGCCGATAGCGGGCGGGTCCGGGTCGGTGTCATCAGTGTCCTGAAAGCGACGAGCGATTCGATCATGGAGTGTTGTGCGCTCTTGATCGTCGTCCGTGTCGTCGTACGGACGACCGGTGTAGAGGGCGATTCGACCGGAGATCGTCCCGTCGCCGTGAGCGGTGAACAGGACGTGATCGGTGGCGTAGCCGAACTCGTTGACCGCGAGCTCGTGGAACTGCTCGACCTCACTACGGGTGCGTTCGGGCGCGTCTTCAGCGATTTCAAAGGCCATTTCTTGATTTCCCTCACCGGCACGGGGAGCGACAAACTGGTCCTACGCTACAATCGCGTTCGTCCTGTTACGTAGGACGGCGAGCGCCGCAAGCGAGTCAAAATGGGCCGATCGAAGCTTGTTCGGTGGGTTCCCCCCTCTCGTCGATAGGCGTATCCGGGCGGTCCATATCTTCGAGCGATTCAGCGCAGATATCGAGTGGACACGTTCCGTAGTGACCTTCGTCGACGGCGAGGCAGTCGCGCCTTCCATGCGGATGAACGAAATTTCCGCCGTGGCCCGACGGGCGCTTGCATTTCGTACCGATGGAAGCGCCACACGACGGGCACTCCACTTCGAGGACGGGGTCGCGGGGCCACGTTCGGTCACAACCGTCGCGATTGCAGGAAATAGTCATGCAAACTCGTCAAAACCAGCCTGGGAGGTCTCATTCGGATCGAGCGCGACGTCGAGGTTCGGGGCAGGTGTTGGTTCTTCGGGTGTCGGTTCCGCGTCGACCTCCGGCTCGGGCTCGATGTCCGGCTCTTCTTGTGCGGCGCCGGCGTTGGTCTCGTTGTCAAGGTCATCGGCAACTGGCACATGAAAAAAACGGGCGAGGACACGGTCACGCTCGCCGGAATCGAGTTCTCGTACGGGATAGTCGCCTCGGACGAGCTGGGCGGTGCTGATGAACCAAACCCGGCGGGCGTCGAGTTTCAGGGCGTCACCGAGGAGGACGTACCCGGTCATATCGTTGAGCACGAAGTTGAGTACGGCCATCTTCGCGCAGAGAGGATCTTTGTCGTATCCGAGATAGACGGCTGGAGTCTCTGGTGCGAGGTCCCGGAGTCGATGGGCACTGTCGACGATGAGTCGACCGCTCCCGCACCCGGAGACATCACCGAGAACGAGCGGCTCCTCCGGCGTTGCCTCACGGATACTCTTGGAATCAGGGAGGTTCATCTGGGCCATCGCTCGGCTCACTGCTCCGGGCGTGAAGTACTGGGCGAAATGCTCGCTTGTCAGACCGTAATGTTCGTAAACACCGCCGAGGACATCTTCTCGAGTTTCCTCCACCGCAAAGACGAGACCCCCGAGAGCGTTGGCGTGCAGCGTCGCAAGCGCTCGAACCGTCTCCTCGTCCCGACCATCATTTCGATACCGGTCGAGCGGTTTCTGGTAGACGTCTTCGTCGCCGGAGAAGCTGGCGACCGCCATACTGATCCAATCGGAGAAGACCTGATAAGGGGATGCGCCCGTCTGCTGACTGATGTGGTCAAGCGGGTCAGTGACGTGTTCGCGGTGTTCGGGTTCTAGAAGTGTCGTCATGCTATGGGCGACCTCCCGCTGGTCCCAACTGATGAGAAACGGCGATCTCGGGACTAACGAATCGACGAGCGCGGTGAGGGACGTGGATACCCCGGGTGAGAGGGACGAATATTGAGTCGTGGTCGCCACAGACGATGCTCGCGAGAAGTTCGTGTTTACACATCACGCGGAAGGGAGCGGATTGCTTGTACGGGCACGAACAGGTGAGGGCGTCCCCCCACGGGATGAATGGGTACTGGCTCCCGCTGTCGTATTCTCCGACAAGGACGGGTGCGGGGAGTTCGATGCCGTAGTCAGCGAGAGCCACTGGTTCGTCAGTGTTCGCGTGTGAGAGCACAGATTCCTGGAGGACGTACACCGAGTCGATGTCGTGTTCTCGGGCGATTGCGTCGGGGTTGGTGTCGTCGTCGACGAGGACCATCCCCACGAAGGCGTTGTACTCGAGGAGGTGGTTGGCGTCGGGAGTGGGTCCGATGCACTTCTCGATCAGCGACCCATAGGACGACTCCTTGAGGATCTGGCGGAGATTCGCGCCGGGGATGAGTTCCTGATACCACTTCTCCCGGTCCTTACGCACCTCACGGACGGCTTCGTGAGGGTCGGATTGCTCACTAGCTTCGCGGATACGTGCGGCAAGGTAGGCAGGTGCGTCGACCAGAACAGTGTCATCGTCGGCGTGTTCGTAGAATTTCTTCTCTTCGCGAATCCGTACATCACACGATGCTTCGGCGTAATCGAGGCCCCTCGGCTTCTGTTTTATTCCCCGCCAGGGATGGGTTGCGGGAGTCTCGGCCTTGTACGACCAGGGATTGTAGTTTCCAAGGAGTTGGTCGCGGCGGACAGGCCCACCGCGCATGAAGTCGAGGCGAATCTGGTGTTCGATGGGTTCGACGTTCGGTGGATCGTGATCAACTTCGTAGTCGTAGTCACGGTCTATGTGGGCGAGTGCGCCTGGTGGCAACGCCAGGTGGGGCACACTGCCGTCGGCTGAGTGGATGGTTCGACAGGACATGATTGACGAAGGGCGAAATGTTGAACTCGGTCGTCTGCTGGACGCCCCACTACCGGCGCGGGGGGACGACAAACTGGCTCGGAAGACGTCCTACACAACGAACCGAGTGTCGTCGTAACGCAGGATCATATCATCGTAATTCGCAGAAGTTCTCATACTTTCTAACATAACAGATCCTCAGCTAAATGAAATCACGTTGACCGATATAGAGATTCCATGCAGCACGGCGGCTTCTTTTCTTTCCTACCGGAGACGTTGAACCAACCGCTCAGTACGTCCGCGTCTCGACAGGGTGCTACTGACTCATTCCTGAATCCACGGGTCAAGGGTTTCGACTTTCCCGAGCATATTGGTTGGAGATCCGTAAGCATCGACGATGTTGAGAATAGCATTCGCAATCGCGTACGCTGAGGCTCGCTGGTTATTCACCAACAGAAGCCCTTCGTGCCGGGAGTCGGCAAGCGGCGCGAAGTTCTTGATGTCCGCGGTCACAATTATCAGTTCTTCCTGTTGGACGTAGGGGAGTATATCGACCTCATCGTCAGCGTCCTCGTCGAGTACGTAATCAGAGTACTCGGCCCGGTAGCCTTCTTTTCCGAGAATTTCAGCGGTACGCGGTTCGAGGTTTGCGTCGATAAAAAATGCCCACCGCATCTATTCTCTGTCCGGTGGAGTGACGCCCTCGGGTCGGGTAATCTCATCCTTTAGATCAGCCATGATTTGCTCCCGTTCGCGTCGCAGGTTCTCGAACTCTCGAGGATGGTCATGATAGTATAGCAGTGCAGCGTACACCTCCGAAATATCGAGGTTATGGCGGTCTGCGACGGTTTGAGGTGCGAGTCCACGACCTTCGACCCGCTCGACGATAGTCAGGACTGGCACGCGCCGACCCTCAATGTGCGGTTCGTTGAGTATGTCCTGCACGATGCGGGTTTCCTGTTGCGACATCTGTACTGTGTTATGATACGCACTTGCGCCTACATGAATGGAATGGTCACTTCATATTCTGTACTGACCGGATCAGAGGATCGGGAGTCTTGGTTTGCGACGTGCTGCACTCGCGCGATGTATTCAGCAAGCTGGACTACCAACCACAGAGGTAGATGACGATAGAAAGTATGCAAACTCCTGCTACCATTATTACAAGCCGGCTAGCAGGCTCGCGAACTGGTCGAGTCTGTCGTCGAGACGCTCAGGCGTGTAAACGGCTTCCTGGCGTTCGTAGTACCGCGAGAGTTCGGAGGCGCTGTCAGAGAGCGACCCGGGCTGGCAATCGGTCGCGATAGTGAGCGAACACACGGGTGCGTGTGACCGCCGGATCTGGTCGATGACATCATCCATCGAGGCGGGGTTGCCATCCGTCACAGTGATTATCAGCGGCTCGTCGCGTTGTGCTTCGACGAGTTCACGGGCGAGGCTAACCGCATCCGAGAGGGGCGTCCCGCCACCACACGTTGTATCGAGGAGATTCGCCTGGACGTGGCGCGTGTCTATGCTGAACGGTTTCACGAGACGTGCCTCACCACGGTAGAAGTCGGTGATGGCGACACGAATACCGAGGTTCTCCGCGGCGAGTGCAAATCGAGCGAGTGCTTGCGTCGCGATCTCAATCTTCGGTGGTGACCCCCGACGCATCGACCCAGAACGATCGAGGACGAGGACGAGCGCGTACTGCTTTTCGTCCCCAAGGGTTCGGGATTTGCACACGCGAGGGTCGCCGATTGCGAGGCGATGACCGGCTCGCGAATCGTACGCCCCGGAAGACAGGCCACGTCGAACGTTTTTGCGG from Haloplanus rubicundus encodes:
- a CDS encoding zinc finger domain-containing protein; the encoded protein is MTISCNRDGCDRTWPRDPVLEVECPSCGASIGTKCKRPSGHGGNFVHPHGRRDCLAVDEGHYGTCPLDICAESLEDMDRPDTPIDERGEPTEQASIGPF
- a CDS encoding N-6 DNA methylase, whose protein sequence is MTTLLEPEHREHVTDPLDHISQQTGASPYQVFSDWISMAVASFSGDEDVYQKPLDRYRNDGRDEETVRALATLHANALGGLVFAVEETREDVLGGVYEHYGLTSEHFAQYFTPGAVSRAMAQMNLPDSKSIREATPEEPLVLGDVSGCGSGRLIVDSAHRLRDLAPETPAVYLGYDKDPLCAKMAVLNFVLNDMTGYVLLGDALKLDARRVWFISTAQLVRGDYPVRELDSGERDRVLARFFHVPVADDLDNETNAGAAQEEPDIEPEPEVDAEPTPEEPTPAPNLDVALDPNETSQAGFDEFA
- a CDS encoding DUF5615 family PIN-like protein, which codes for MRWAFFIDANLEPRTAEILGKEGYRAEYSDYVLDEDADDEVDILPYVQQEELIIVTADIKNFAPLADSRHEGLLLVNNQRASAYAIANAILNIVDAYGSPTNMLGKVETLDPWIQE
- a CDS encoding DUF433 domain-containing protein, with the protein product MQDILNEPHIEGRRVPVLTIVERVEGRGLAPQTVADRHNLDISEVYAALLYYHDHPREFENLRREREQIMADLKDEITRPEGVTPPDRE